The segment CGGATGCGCGTCGTCGACCGGCGCGGGGCTGCTGCATGCTCGTCAGTCTAGGGATGCGCTGCTGAGGCGAGACTGACAGTGGCCGCGCCGCACGGCCGTACCATGGGATCGCACCCCCTTGGAGATCCCGCACCGTGACGCTTCCCGCCCTGTCGCCCGAGCAGCTCGAGCTGTTCCGGCTCATCGAAGACACCGCGTCGCACGTGTTCGTCACGGGCCGGGCGGGCACGGGAAAATCGACGCTTCTGCAGCACTTCGCCGCGTCGACGTCGAAGACCATCGCGATCTGCGCACCCACCGGTGTGGCGGCGCTGAACGTCGAGGGGCAGACGATCCACTCGCTGTTCCGGCTGCCGATCGGGCTCATCGCCGACACGGAGCTCACCCAGAACGACGCGACCCGGCGCATCCTCAAGGCCATCGACACGCTCGTGATCGACGAGGTGTCGATGGTCAACGCCGACCTCATGGACGGCATCGACCGCGCGCTGCGTCAGGCCCGCGGCAAGCGGGCCGCGCCGTTCGGCGGGGTGCAGGTGGTGATGTTCGGCGACCCGTACCAGCTCGCCCCCGTGCCGCCGCGCGGCGGCGACGAGCTGCGCTACGTGCGCGACCACTACCGCTCGTTCTGGTTCTTCGATGCGAAGGTGTGGGCGGGGGCCTCGGGCGACGGCGAGGGAGACGGGCTCATCGACCTGGGCCGCCACGGCGCCGAGCTGCACGTGCGTGAGCTGCGCCACATCCACCGGCAGTCGGATGCGGGATTCAAGGCGATGCTCAACGCCGTGCGCTACGGCCGGGTCACGGCCGAGATCGCCGGGGCGCTCAACGCCGCGGGCGCGCGCACGCCGCCCGAGCCGGGGCCGGCCGAGACGCCGATCATCACGCTCGCCACGCGCAACGACATCGTCAACACCATCAACCGCCGCCAC is part of the Microbacterium pseudoresistens genome and harbors:
- a CDS encoding AAA family ATPase, coding for MTLPALSPEQLELFRLIEDTASHVFVTGRAGTGKSTLLQHFAASTSKTIAICAPTGVAALNVEGQTIHSLFRLPIGLIADTELTQNDATRRILKAIDTLVIDEVSMVNADLMDGIDRALRQARGKRAAPFGGVQVVMFGDPYQLAPVPPRGGDELRYVRDHYRSFWFFDAKVWAGASGDGEGDGLIDLGRHGAELHVRELRHIHRQSDAGFKAMLNAVRYGRVTAEIAGALNAAGARTPPEPGPAETPIITLATRNDIVNTINRRHLTALAGREQTAQAEISGDFGKGEANYPADSELKLKVGAQVMFLRNDTGAQGDPPRWVNGTIGTVTRILGGTVRVDIDGEEVDVEPAVWERYRYAYNPGSRTLSREVVAEFTQFPLRLAWAVTIHKSQGKTYDRAIIDLGSGAFAPGQTYVALSRLTTLDGLYLSRPLRPSDIRVDPDVTRFMRQAWEAQQASTPAVT